Genomic segment of Hydrogenobacter sp.:
GAAGAAGAAAAGGCACTCTTTGAAAAGGCTATGGAGATGTCAGAAAAGTACGAATATATAGATAAAGGGGCAGAAGAAGTAGAGTGATGGAGGTAGAAAAATGGTCAGTGCGCAGATGGTAAAAACGCTTAGAGAAATGACAGGAGCAGGGATGCTTGAATGTAAAAAGGCTCTTGAGGAAGCGGGTGGGGATTTAGAAAAGGCAAAGGAGATCCTCAGGATAAGGGGGCTTGCAAAAGCCGAGAAAAAAGCGGGTAGAGAAACTAAGGAAGGAATTATACAGACTTACGTTTCGCAGGACAGAAAAGTCGGGGTGATAATAGAACTAAACTGTGAAACGGACTTCGTTGCCAGAAACGAACATTTCAACGAGCTTGCCCTGAATATAGCCAAACATATAGCTCAAATTTCGGAAAATGCCAACAGAGAAGGTACAGGTGAAGACATTCTAAAACAGGCTTATTATCAAGATCCCACCAAAAGTGTGGAGGAGGTTATAAAGTCAGCTATAGCGAAGATAGGGGAAAATATACAGCTCAGAAGATTCACGAGATTTGACACGGACGGCTACGTACACGCGTACGTACACGGTATAGGTAGGGTGGGTGTTCTTGTAGATTACAGATCAGATAAGATGGACGATAGGGTTTTAAGGGTGATTCAGGATGTAGCCATGCAGATAGCAGCAATGAAAGCTGAGTACGTGGATGTAAACTCCATACCTGCAGAAGTCATAGAAAGGGAAAAGAGAATTTTCGCACAACAGGCGAGACAGGAAGGCAAGCCTGAGAACATCATAGACAAGGTTGTTGAGGGTAGACTCAAGAAGTTCTATCAGGAGAAGGTACTATTAGAGCAGCCCTTTATAAAGGAGGAAAAAAAGACTGTGGGTCAGTATCTGGGAGAAAATGCTTTGGGAATTCAGATAAAGAGATTTGTGAGGTACGAACTCGGTGGCATTTGATGGAAGGTGAAAAACCTGAATATAAGAGGGTTCTTATAAAACTCTCAGGTGAAGCTTTTGCTGGTGACGAAGATTATGGGATAAGTCCCAGTTTTCTTGATTATATCTCAAGAGAGATAAGATCCCTTTACGATCGCAGTGTGCAGTTGGCAGTGGTGATAGGTGGGGGTAATATTTTCAGAGGCATAGAGGGGCTTGAGATAGGCATAGACAGGGCAACCGGTGATTATATGGGTATGCTTGCAACAGTTATAAATGCTCTGGCTCTTCAGTCCACCCTGGAAAGAACCGCTCAAATACCCACGAGAGTCCTCTCGGCCATAGAGATGAGGCAGGTAGCTGAACCTTATATAAGGAGAAGGGCTATAAGGCATCTGGAGAAAGGCAGGGTTGTGATTTTCGCAGCAGGTACTGGTAACCCCTTTTTCTCCACTGATACCGCGGCGGCCCTTAGAGCTGCGGAGATATCAGCAGACCTCCTAATCAAGGCAACAAAAGTGGACGGCATATACACCGAAGATCCACTCAAAAATCCTAAAGCTGAGTTTATAGAAGAGATCACCTATCTTGAAGCTATAACCAAAGGCATAAAAGTGATGGACCACACAGCAATGACCATGTGCATGGAAAACAGAATACCCATTTTAGTACTCAACATCAAAAAGCCAGGCAACTTGCTAAGAGCTATTATGGGAGAGAAGGTGGGTTCTTTGGTGAGGTAGGCAAGCTTAGGAAAATTAAAAAAATAGGTGGAGGTTTTGTGATGATGGAAGACATTTTTAGCAGTGCCGAAGAGGACATGAAAAAGGCTCTAAACCACTTTAAAAACGAGATAGCGGGATTAAGGACCACAAGGGCAAGTACGGCACTCGTTGAGGAACTTAAAGTGGAATACTACGGATCAAAAGTTCCTTTAAAACAGCTGGGTAGCGTTTCCGTACCTGAAGCAAACCAGATACTTATACAGGTTTGGGACGCTAATGCGGTATCAAATATAGAAAAAACCATTATGGAAGAACTCAGTTTGAATCCCCAAAGGCATGGAAACACGCTTAGAATCACGTTACCTCCCCTCACACAGGAACGGAGAAAGGAGCTTGTTAAACTGCTTCACAAGATGGCGGAGGAGGCGAGAGTAGCTGTCAGAAACATACGCAGAGATGCTAAGGAAATGATAGAAGACCTTGAAGGCATTTCCGAAGACGAGATAAAGAGAAGCTTGGATAGGCTACAGAAGCTAACAGATAGGTACATAGAACAGATAAATCAGATCGCAGAAGCGAAAGAGAGAGAAATTATGGGAGCATAGAAGACCTACCCTTATTAACAATCCAGAAGAAGCAAGCAAAGAAAATTATGGAAAGAGTACAAGTGTAAACATTTATCCATTTACCTTCTTTTATAGATACCAAAAATAAGAGAAATGTTAGAAAAAGCATGAATATTTCACCAAAGTATTTTGCACTTTCCCTTTGTTTGATTTTAGGAGTCCGATAAAAGGACACTTTAGAAGGTATTAAAACTCTCATTGGAGCATAACTCATTGGGAAAAATAGCGACAAATAGAATATCAATCCAAGAATAGACTCATAAATAGATAGTTTATCTATCTTTCTGTAAAGCCAAAGAAAGCTATATACCCTTGAAATTAAAAAGCCTGTTAATAAACCTGCACCAAAATGGCTAAACAGATAACTAAGATAAGAAAAAAATGTAAGAGATAAGGAAATTATGAGAGGTGTATGCCAAACAGTATTTTGAATCCAAAAAGCTATCTTCTGTTTAAAGCTTAACTCCTTTCCGAAAGTAAGAGCAAAGAAATGTTTTATTAATGTTTGAGCATTTCCATATGCCCATCTGAATCTCTGTTGCCTACACGAAAAGAAACTTAAAGGCATCAAACCTTTTCCTATGCTTTCGTCTATATATTTACCTTTAAATCCTCTTAAAACTATCCTGAGACCAGCTTCACTATCTTCCGTTAAAACCTCTTCGCTCCAATTTCCAGCCTTTTTTATAGCATCACTTCTTATAAAGCCTACAGTTCCCATAAAAGCTACAGCACCTAACACGTGACACATTCTCATTATTACCGCAAAAAAGTATCTGTAAGAAATGTACATAGCTTTGAAAAATACCGTATCAGGAAAATCCCTATAATCTTGAGGAAACTGTACTATAGCAGTATTGCCTTCAAAGAAGCCAACACCTTTTTTTATAAAATCCTTAGATACTTGATAATCGCTATCTACTACACTTATTATCTCGGTTTTAGGATCTGACAGATGTATAGCCTCGTTAAGTGTACCTCCTTTGTAGCCGGAAGTCTGTATGTGATAATATCTTAAAATACTACTTTTTTCTTGACAAAAATCCTTTATGGGTTTTCTAAGATCAATTTGAGGTGTGTTATTTACAAGGGCAAGTACCTCATAACTTTTGTAATCTTGATCGCTCAAACTTTTTAAAGTATTTATTACTATATGAGGTGGTTCTTTGTGTATTGGAACATGTACACTTACGAAAGGCTTTCGAATAGTATCCGTAGGCTGTGGTTTTTTATATCTTAGCGCAAAGCTCAGAAAATATATCTCTAAAGTATATGGTAATAAACCCAATATAAAAACGATCCAATCCATAAGCCGACCTCCCAACTAAGAAGACGGCTAAAGTTTGTTAAGCGCTAAGGTAGGATTATTAGAGAGTATATTTTTTCTTATGATTTCCCAATTCTTGATAACTTTTTCGTAAGCTTCTAAATAGCTTTGCGTCATTTTTTGGTATGTAAAGTTTTCTTCAACACGCCTTCTACACTCTTTAGGATCCACCTTGTCTATGTATCGCCTATAAGCTTTTACGAAAGCCTGTATAAGCTCTTCATCCATAAACTTCGGTTTTTTTCTTGCTTTTATCAAAGCTCCAGTCTTCCCGTGAATAACTATTTCCTTGGCCGATCCTCTATCAGTTACGAAAACGGGTGTTCCGCACGCCATCGCTTCTATCATCACAAGACCAAAGGGTTCTCTCCACTGCATGGGGAATATAAAGGCTTCAGCCTTGCTGAGATATTCTACCTTTTCACTGAAGGTTAGCTCTCCGAGAAAGATCACCCTTTTGCCGTCTAC
This window contains:
- the tsf gene encoding translation elongation factor Ts, producing MVSAQMVKTLREMTGAGMLECKKALEEAGGDLEKAKEILRIRGLAKAEKKAGRETKEGIIQTYVSQDRKVGVIIELNCETDFVARNEHFNELALNIAKHIAQISENANREGTGEDILKQAYYQDPTKSVEEVIKSAIAKIGENIQLRRFTRFDTDGYVHAYVHGIGRVGVLVDYRSDKMDDRVLRVIQDVAMQIAAMKAEYVDVNSIPAEVIEREKRIFAQQARQEGKPENIIDKVVEGRLKKFYQEKVLLEQPFIKEEKKTVGQYLGENALGIQIKRFVRYELGGI
- the pyrH gene encoding UMP kinase — protein: MEGEKPEYKRVLIKLSGEAFAGDEDYGISPSFLDYISREIRSLYDRSVQLAVVIGGGNIFRGIEGLEIGIDRATGDYMGMLATVINALALQSTLERTAQIPTRVLSAIEMRQVAEPYIRRRAIRHLEKGRVVIFAAGTGNPFFSTDTAAALRAAEISADLLIKATKVDGIYTEDPLKNPKAEFIEEITYLEAITKGIKVMDHTAMTMCMENRIPILVLNIKKPGNLLRAIMGEKVGSLVR
- the frr gene encoding ribosome recycling factor encodes the protein MMEDIFSSAEEDMKKALNHFKNEIAGLRTTRASTALVEELKVEYYGSKVPLKQLGSVSVPEANQILIQVWDANAVSNIEKTIMEELSLNPQRHGNTLRITLPPLTQERRKELVKLLHKMAEEARVAVRNIRRDAKEMIEDLEGISEDEIKRSLDRLQKLTDRYIEQINQIAEAKEREIMGA
- a CDS encoding glycosyltransferase family 2 protein, giving the protein MDWIVFILGLLPYTLEIYFLSFALRYKKPQPTDTIRKPFVSVHVPIHKEPPHIVINTLKSLSDQDYKSYEVLALVNNTPQIDLRKPIKDFCQEKSSILRYYHIQTSGYKGGTLNEAIHLSDPKTEIISVVDSDYQVSKDFIKKGVGFFEGNTAIVQFPQDYRDFPDTVFFKAMYISYRYFFAVIMRMCHVLGAVAFMGTVGFIRSDAIKKAGNWSEEVLTEDSEAGLRIVLRGFKGKYIDESIGKGLMPLSFFSCRQQRFRWAYGNAQTLIKHFFALTFGKELSFKQKIAFWIQNTVWHTPLIISLSLTFFSYLSYLFSHFGAGLLTGFLISRVYSFLWLYRKIDKLSIYESILGLIFYLSLFFPMSYAPMRVLIPSKVSFYRTPKIKQRESAKYFGEIFMLFLTFLLFLVSIKEGKWINVYTCTLSIIFFACFFWIVNKGRSSMLP